In Streptomyces camelliae, the sequence GCGTACCCGCCGACGGCGAGCACCCCGGCGACCGCCGCCGTGGCCCCGACCACCCGTGCCCAGCCGAGCACCGGCGATCGCGTGGCCCGGTGGGCGGAGCGGGCGGAACGGGCGGCGCGAGCGGAGGGGGAGGGTGCGGCCATGCCGCGTTCCACGCGGGCCAGGATGCGCGCGCGGTCGGGCTCATGGGCCGCGGCCGCCTCGTGCAGCCGGGCGCGCAGCTCGTCGTGCACGTCCTGCTGCCTCATCGGTTCCGTCCTCCGCTCTCGCCGCTCCGGGTCGCCATCACCGCGTGCATCCGCCGCGGATCGCCCTGCGGGCCGAGCAATCTTTGCAGCTCGGCCATGCCCTTGGACGTCTGGCTCTTAACCGTACCCACCGACACCCCGAGCGCGAGCGCGGTGTCCTTCTCCGAGAGGTCGAACGCGTGCCGCAGCACCACGCAGGCCCGTTTGCGGAACGGCAGTCTGCGCAGCGCCTCCTGCACGTCCACCACCCCGGCCACGTCCGGGTTCTCGGTCTTCTCCTCGCGGTGCGACCAGAACAGCGCGATCCGGCGCCGTTCGCGCACCGCGCTGCGGATCCGGGTGCGGGCCAGGTTGGCGACCACGCCCCGGGCGTACGCCACCGGATGGTCGGCGCCGCGGACCCGGTCCCAGCGGTGCCACAGCGCCAGCAGCGCGTCCGCCGCCAGGTCGTCGGCGGCGTCGGACTCACCGGTCAACAGGTAGGCCAGGCGGGAGAGTTCGGCGTAGTGCCGTTCGAAGAAGGCATGGAACTCCACGGAGGCGGCGTCGTCGACGACTGTGCCCACGGGTGACCTCTTCTCGATACGACTCGGTACGACTCTGGAGTGTCATGTGAATGACAGCCGACACCCGGAGGGGGTGCCTCAGACGGAGATCCGGAAGCGTAG encodes:
- a CDS encoding SigE family RNA polymerase sigma factor; protein product: MGTVVDDAASVEFHAFFERHYAELSRLAYLLTGESDAADDLAADALLALWHRWDRVRGADHPVAYARGVVANLARTRIRSAVRERRRIALFWSHREEKTENPDVAGVVDVQEALRRLPFRKRACVVLRHAFDLSEKDTALALGVSVGTVKSQTSKGMAELQRLLGPQGDPRRMHAVMATRSGESGGRNR